The DNA region GGCTTTGGCGGTATTGCAGCAGGTGCTGCGTCCATCGCGCAGATTCTGTTCTTTATTTTTCTCGTCCTCGCCGTGTTGGCGCTGCTTAGCGGTCTGTTCCGACGACGATAAGGCCAGTGCTGCCTGACTTTTTGTCAGGTTGTTGGGCCCGCAAGCTACAAGGCTTGCGGGCCTTTTTTTGTGTATGCTGGGCCCGTTGCGGTCGACGACCGCCTGGCAGGCTACGGTTTTTTATGACGATGATGATCGCGCGCAGGTCCTGCGCAAGGGCGCTGCAAGGTCTGTTGGGCTTGGCGTTGGTTTCGCTATTCACGCCTGCGTCGGCCGGCCAATTTTCATGGAGCCAGGATGTCGTCAGTCCGGCGATCAACTATGCACAGACCGAGATGCGGGTAGCATTTGCGCCCCCGGCGCTGCAGGCGGCCTCGAGCCCCGTCGTTATACATAGCGTGCATGCACGTGTCGAGGCTGCCGGCTCGGCCCAGGTAAACAGCCGTCTATGCTGGGGCGATACCGGTCCTTGTGTACCGCTGGAGCGTGGTCGCGTCACGACAGCAGCATTCAACGGCCTGGATCCCGGCCGTTCCATGTACCTGGTGCATAGCGTGCTCGGCAAGGGAGCGTTGCCCGCGCCGGTGTTCGTCAAGGGCACGGTTATCGTCTGGTATGGGCCTTAGCGCATTACCGCCGACGCGTCGATGTCGTGCAAGCGTGGCCGACCAGCCAGTGCCATGGTGACTTCCAGTTCGGTACGCAACATGTGCAGCACATGGGCCACCCCGGGTGCGCCGGCCGCAGCCAGCCCGTATATATAAGGACGTCCGATCAAGGTGGCCGTGGCGCCCAGCGCCAGCGCCTTGAAGACATCCGTGCCACGGCGGATGCCACCATCCAGCAGCACCGGCACCCGACCGGCCACTGCCTGAACAACCGAGGGCAAGGCGTCTATGGCAGCAGGCAGGGTGTCCAGTGTGCGTCCGCCATGGTTGGAAACCACCAGGCCTGCCGCGCCATTATCCAGCGCCTGTTGCGCGTCATGCGCGGTGTTGATGCCCTTGAGCACCACCGGCAGACGGGTCTGCTGGACCAGCCAACGAAGATCTTCCCAAGTGGGGGCCAAAGCAGGCAGCGGACCACCAAACAGGCCACTGCCCCCAGCTGCCGCATGCTGTGCGGGCGGGGGACGCATGCCGCGCAGGTTTGCGGCCTGTATGTGCTCGGGCAAGCTGAAGCCGGCGCGCTGTTCGCGGTTGCGCACACCATTGACCGGTGCATCGGCCGTCAATACCAGGGCCTGGTAGCCGGCCTGCTCGGCGCGCCTTATCAAGGCTATCGTGAAATCGCGGTCCGGCTGTATATATAGCTGAAACCACAAAGGGCTTTGCGCGCTCGCCGACAGATCTTCCAGGGTCACGCTGGCCTGAGTACTGACGACCATGGTCGCTCGCAGCGCCGAGGCACCCAGGACAGAGGCCAGCTCGCCATCATGATGCGCCAGACGCTGGTAGGCAACGGGTGCCAGCAAAATTGGATAAGGCAAGCGGCTGCCGAAGAGTTCAAGTTCGGTGCTGGCGCCTGCCAGGCAAGCCAGCACGCGTGGCTGTATGCGCAGGCGTTGAAACGCGGCCTCGTTGTCGGCCATGGTCAGTTCGTCGGCTGCGCCGCCGCTGACGTAGGCCCAGGCTGCGGCCGACATGCGCTCGCGGGCATAGGGGATGTAGTCGTTGACGGACGCGATGTTGGCCGGAATCTGCGCCAAGGGCGGTAAAGCTTCGTCAACCATGGTCGGCCTTGAGCGGACGGGCCGGCTGGAAGGGGGCTGTCGCCATCATGTATCGGACCATTCGCGTATGAGGTTGTGATAAACCCCGGTCAGTTGAGGCAGGGCGGGACTATCCGCCCGATCCTGCCCGATCCGCTGTATGGCGGTGTCCAGTTCCCACAGAATGGAGCGGCGGTTGTCCTCGCGGACC from Pollutimonas thiosulfatoxidans includes:
- a CDS encoding DUF1328 domain-containing protein → MLYYAVVFFVIAIIAAFLGFGGIAAGAASIAQILFFIFLVLAVLALLSGLFRRR
- a CDS encoding flagellar protein FlhE, producing the protein MTMMIARRSCARALQGLLGLALVSLFTPASAGQFSWSQDVVSPAINYAQTEMRVAFAPPALQAASSPVVIHSVHARVEAAGSAQVNSRLCWGDTGPCVPLERGRVTTAAFNGLDPGRSMYLVHSVLGKGALPAPVFVKGTVIVWYGP
- a CDS encoding alpha-hydroxy acid oxidase, whose protein sequence is MVDEALPPLAQIPANIASVNDYIPYARERMSAAAWAYVSGGAADELTMADNEAAFQRLRIQPRVLACLAGASTELELFGSRLPYPILLAPVAYQRLAHHDGELASVLGASALRATMVVSTQASVTLEDLSASAQSPLWFQLYIQPDRDFTIALIRRAEQAGYQALVLTADAPVNGVRNREQRAGFSLPEHIQAANLRGMRPPPAQHAAAGGSGLFGGPLPALAPTWEDLRWLVQQTRLPVVLKGINTAHDAQQALDNGAAGLVVSNHGGRTLDTLPAAIDALPSVVQAVAGRVPVLLDGGIRRGTDVFKALALGATATLIGRPYIYGLAAAGAPGVAHVLHMLRTELEVTMALAGRPRLHDIDASAVMR